A stretch of Phragmites australis chromosome 12, lpPhrAust1.1, whole genome shotgun sequence DNA encodes these proteins:
- the LOC133886396 gene encoding uncharacterized protein LOC133886396, which yields MLTYGVAADATDDYIWIAESTAVESLKRFVKAIVEIFGDEYLRSPNDNDTARLLAIGEQNGFPGSHNDINVLHRSHLFANLAEGHAPEVNYTINGHNYTMGYYLADGIYPQWATFVKPIPSPQGNKRKYFTKVQAAVRKEVGRAFGVLQSRFAIVRGPARF from the exons ATGCTAACTTATGGAGTAGCAGCAGATGCTACTGATGATTATATTTGGATTGCAGAAAGTACTGCTGTAGAGAGTCTTAAAAGGtttgtgaaagctattgttgaAATCTTCGGTGATGAGTACCTGAGATCCCCAAATGATAATGATACAGCTAGATTACTTGCAATTGGAGAGCAAAATGGTTTTCCCG gatctcacaatgatattaatgttctGCACCGTTCTCAcctatttgcaaatctagctgAAGGGCATGCTCCAGAAGTGAACTACACCATTAATGGTCATAATTATACAATGGGGTATTACCTTGCAGATGGCATATATCCTCAATGGGCCACATTTGTTAAGCCAATACCATCTCCACAAGGGAATAAGAGGAAATATTTTACGAAAGTACAAGCAGCGGTGAGGAAGGAGGTGGGACGAGCATTTGGAGTTCTGCAATCTCGTTTTGCCATTGTTCGTGGGCCAGCAAGATTTTGA
- the LOC133887179 gene encoding uncharacterized protein LOC133887179, whose protein sequence is MGCGPSIPKNHSLGGKGRKCRSIMQEVAVFVPTVRIPVASDIVHPLRGLVSKDLVDRLSTLRAHVVALAEEIYYADVSAVSELQHALEEYLPVVLGLTVKESRLESSVEFRWNTLDDDQECCLASAWYEVLSVVHMMAMLALFEANLILIPKNGQVGGERKVSEDAKKDAVNSLLRASGCLDYSVHHILVQIPAQVKKSFPSYLQEGMLEAISIQALAQCVEIQLGLASECEKATLSVKRRLACEKVSYFSQAHYCLSGCDTSDSYGKKLLLFLKWKCMEAKAVAYYYHGLVLDKGGEPANHISAVCCLSAANDLLSESKRACLSFCLGNPVTRVPPPWGVMKNMHKKIPDIAYKKFEVYGHLFEQDKNSALRTVPELPEFALSLRPEGYELPNTDSIWENVNCQPQIQSLKEHLNDDEDGVDTK, encoded by the exons ATGGGGTGTGGTCCATCAATCCCCAAGAATCACAGCCTAGGTGGGAAGGGGCGAAAGTGCCGGAGCATCATGCAGGAGGTTGCCGTGTTTGTGCCCACAGTCCGTATCCCGGTGGCTTCCGACATTGTTCATCCACTCAGGGGATTGGTTTCCAAGGATCTCGTCGACCGCCTCTCTACACTGCGTGCTCATGTCGTTGCACTGGCTGAAGAAATCT ATTATGCGGATGTATCAGCGGTTTCAGAGCTGCAACATGCGCTAGAGGAGTACTTGCCAGTGGTTCTTGGTTTAACAGTGAAAG AGAGCCGTCTTGAATCGTCAGTGGAATTCAGATGGAATACCTTAGATGATGACCAG GAGTGTTGCCTGGCGAGTGCGTGGTATGAGGTGCTGTCGGTCGTCCACATGATGGCGATGCTTGCATTGTTTGAGGCCAACCTGATACTCATTCCGAAGAACGGTCAAGTTGGAGGTGAAAGGAAGGTATCCGAAG ATGCAAAGAAGGATGCCGTCAATTCATTGCTCAGGGCATCGGGATGCTTAGACTACTCCGTGCATCACATACTTGTTCAGATACCTGCACAAGTCAA gaagaGCTTTCCTAGTTACTTGCAGGAAGGTATGCTTGAGGCCATCTCGATTCAGGCATTGGCTCAG TGTGTAGAAATACAGCTTGGTTTGGCTTCTGAATGTGAAAAGGCAACATTGTCAGTAAAGAGGAGGCTAGCCTGTGAGAAAGTCAGTTATTTTTCTCAG GCTCACTACTGCCTATCGGGATGCGACACGAGCGACTCATATGGAAAGAAGCTTCTGCTATTCCTCAAGTGGAAGTGCATGGAGGCTAAG GCTGTTGCATATTACTATCACGGTCTCGTACTCGACAAGGGCGGAGAACCGGCCAACCATATCAGCGCAGTCTGCTGCCTCTCTGCAGCCAATGACCTGCTTTCAGAGAGCAAGAGGGCTTGCTTGAGTTTCTGCTTGGGAAATCCTGTCACAAG GGTGCCACCTCCTTGGGGCGTCATGAAGAACATGCACAAGAAAATCCCAGATATTGCGTACAAGAAGTTCGAAGTGTACGGGCATCTGTTTGAACAAGACAAGAACAG CGCACTTCGAACAGTTCCTGAGCTACCAGAGTTTGCGCTGTCTCTGAGACCGGAAGGGTACGAGTTGCCAAACACTGATTCAATCTGGGAGAATGTCAATTGCCAACCTCAGATTCAGAGCCTCAAGGAACATCTCAACGACGACGAAGATGGAGTAGATACTAAATGA